GACGGAAGCGCAGATGCAGGCCGTGCGCCGGGTGTACGACGCGCTGCTGCGCGCCCAGGTGCACCCCCTCTGGTAAAGGCCCCTGACGGCTCCCGGTGGCGCAACCGGTGCCACACGCAGTGACCCCCAAGAGCAGCCCGGATAGCACGAAGACGGCGAGGGAATCGACGACGGGAATCCGTACGGTCTCGTTTACCCTGCTCCAACCCCGGTCCGAACAGACCAGCGTGACAGGTCCGGCGTAGGCCAGCAGGGTCCAGACGCTCGGATGAGCAAGGCGCCATCTGCACCACGCCGGGCCCCGGTCTGGCAGCAGCGGCACCTGATCCCGCCGCCTGCCCAGCCTCCTCTGCGCCCCCTGGGTTCCCCGCTCCTCCGGGCCCCATCACGGCGTCTTCCCGTGGCCTGCCCGCTCGCCCTCCAGGCGCTCCAGCGTGGCGGCCAGCCAGTCGCGGTCTGCCCGCGTAAGCACCCGAATACGCTCAATGGCGAGCGCCACTCCTTCCGGAAAGGGAAAAGTGTAGCCCGCGTAGATTGCCAGCCGGGCATCAAGTTTCGCGAGCCGCGTCCGCAGCCCGGCGACCACCGTTTCGCGCGGCAGATGCTCGGAAAACATGATGGAGACGTTCCCCGGCAAGATCAGCGCCTCTTCCCGCGACAGCTGTTGGGCAAGCAGTTCGCGAAAGGAGGCGCGGCCCGCCGCATTGATCGCGTAGACCTTGCGGCTGGGGCGCAGACCGTGCTGTTCGGCCCGGCTGTCTACCAGCCCGCGCGCCTCCAGCCGGTCGAGCAGCTGGTAGGCGGTGGCTTTTTTGAGCGGCAGCACGTGCCCCAGGTTGTGCTCGATGAAATCGTGCAACTCGTAGCCGTGGCGGTCCTGGGCCATCAGCAGGCCCAGCAGCAGCAGGGCGCGCTCGTCTTCAGGAAAGGTGGAGATGGGGGGCATTTCTCTCAGTCTCTCATGGTCATTTATGACTAGTCTAATTGGACCAGACCGGTGGACTTGTGTCCGGTCTGTCTCTCTCCCTGGAGGTTCACCATGAACAAGACTTTGCCCCGCGCAGCCCTGCTGCTGCTGGCCACCGGCCTTCTCCTCACGGCCGCCCAATCTGCGGCCACTGCCGCTGGGCCAGCTTCCATCACGGGTGCCCCAGCGAGCGGCGCGCCCAGCCTGCGCCCGGCCCTGAACGGCGAGCGGCGCTTTCTGGAAGTGCCCGGCTTCGGCCGGGTGGCGTACTACGCCGATCCGCGCGGTCAGGGCCGGCCCCTGATCCTGACCCATTCGGTCAACGCCGCTGCGAGCGCCTACGAGATGAAACCGCTGTGGGACGCCTACGTGGGTTCACGGCCGGTGTACGCCCTGGAATGGCCCGGTTTCGGCAGCAGTGACCGCCCCGACACGCGTTATACGCGGGAAGGAATGACCCGGGCCCTGACCGCCCTCGTGCAGCAGCTCGGCACCGATCTGGACGTCGTGGCCCTCAGTCTGGGAAGCGAGTTTGCCGCCCGCGCTGCGCTGGAGGAACCCCGCATTCGCACCCTGGCCCTGATCAGCCCGAGCGGTCTGGGGCAGCCGCGCGGCGGAACCCAGCGGGCGAATGCCGGAGACGGCGGCGAAGCCCTCTACCGCCGCCTGAACGCGGTGGGCACGCCGCTGTACGCCCTGTTGCGGACCCGGCCCAGCATTGAGTATTTCCTGAGCCGGTCCTTCCGGGGTCCGGTGGACCGCGGCCTGGTGGACTACAGCCTGGACACCAGCCGCCAGGCCGGCGCGAAGTACGCGCCCCTGTACTTCATCAGCGGGCAACTGTTCACGCCCGACGCCTACGGCGAGCTGTACTCCAAGCTGCGCCTGCCGGTGGCAGTGCTGTACGACAGGGACGCCTTCGTCAGCTTCGATCGCCTGGGGCTGTTCGCGGCGCAGCCCGGCGTCCGTGCCGTCCGCATCGAGGGCACCGACGGCCTGCCCCAGTTTGAGAAGACGGCCGAGGTCCGCGCTGCGCTGGACGCCTTTTGGCAGCAGCCGTAACCGCCAATGAGGCAACTCCCGCAGCGTCTATGTCTGCGGCGCGGTGCGGGCTATCTCGCTGCCCAGAAGGGCGGGGGAAAGAAGTGCAGGCGGCGCAGCCCTTTCACGCTCTCTCCGGCCCGGCGCTGCGGGTTCTTCCCGCCGGGTGTTCTGCGCCCGCCTCCCTGCTGGTTCCGTTCTGCAGGAGGGGGTGGAGTTCACCCTCGGCCACCAGGGCGAGCCGGTGCAGGCCGCGCGAGGCCGCCACGTACAGCAACCGGCTCTCGAACTGGGTGCCGGGGTCGTAGTGAGCGGCGTCTGCCCCTGCCACGATGCAGCCGTCGAACTCCAGTCCCTTGGCGAGGTTGACGGGCAAGATGACCACGCCGCCCTCGTAGCGGGCCTGCTCGTTCAGGATGGGCCGCGCGTCCACATCGTGCTGTTGCAGCTGGGGCACCAGCCGCTCGGCGTCCAACACGCGCCGCGTCACGACCGCGACGTTGCGGTGGCCCTCGCCCTGCATCTCCTGGACCGCGCGGGCAATCCCTGCGGCCAGAGGAGCTCCGGTGAACCGCAGGACCTCTCGGCCGTCCCGGTCCACCCCCACCACCCCGCCCGCCCGGTTGTAGGTGGCCGCGATGCCCGCCCCCACCTCGGTGATCTGCCGGGTGCTGCGGTAGGTGCGCCCCAGGGTCATCAGCCCGGCCCGGTCCTCGCCGCCCAGCGCGGCCTGCACCCCGGCCCAGGTGGCAGGGCCCTTGTAGCCGTGCAGGCCCTGGTTCAGGTCCCCGAGCGCCGTGAGGTGCCCGGGCCGCGCCGCCCGCGAAAGCAGCGCGTAGAGCAGCGGCGAGTAGTCTTGGGCCTCGTCCAGCGCGATGTGATCGTAGGGTTCCAGCACCCGCCCCATCCGGCGGCCCACGCCGTCCAACAGGGCGGCCACCGCCAGCATTAACGGCAACTCGGTCACGTCAGCGAACGAGCGGCGGGGTTTGGGGATGGCCTCGAGGGGGTCTCCCAGCAGCACCCGGATGGTCCGCTCGTCCAGGACTCCCCCGGCGGCCCTCAGGGCCGCCTCGTCGGTGGCGATGCGCCGGCCCTCGCTGACGGGCAGAAGTCCGGCGAAGACCTTGCCCGACAGCCGGGTCAGGTCCGCGGCGAGCGTTCGCCGCACCGCGCTTTCCCCCTCTGCGTCCGGCAGGTGGAGCGGCGCGAGCAGTTCTTCCTCCAGCGCCGCTCGAAAGGCTGCCCGGTAGCCTTCCAGCGGGGCGCGGCGCAGGACACCGTCCAGAAGGTCGTGAAGCGCCTCATTGCTGAGAAAGAGGGTGTGGTCCTCGCCCCGCACGTGAACGGTCGCCCGAAAGGTCAGCGCGCCCAGGTTGGCCCTCAGCCGCGCGCCGAGGTGATTGCGGACCACCTCGAGCATCCGCAGGTCCCCGAGGGCCTTGGCCCGGCGCCACGCGGCCTTGCGCCGCTCGTTGTCGGCGTCGGTCAGGAGCAACTGCAGGGTCCGGTCGGTGACTTCCATCTTTTCCAGCCCCAGAAAGGAGGTGGCCCACACTTCGGGCGTCGTGACTGTGACGCCCTCCAGGTGCAGGCCCGGCAGGACGCGGGCGGCGTAGCGGGCCAGCACAGCGTTGGGCATCAGGACGAGCATGGCGTCGGCGCGGGCCCGGTGTTCGTGCCGGTCCGGATGCATCAGCCAGGCGAGGCGGTGAAAGCCGATGGTGGTCTTGCCAGAGCCTGCCGCCCCCTGAATCAGGGTGTGCCGGCCGGCCGGAGCGCGCATCGCCGCGTTCTGCTCGGGCTGCAGCGTCTCCACGACGTCGCGCATGGCGGTGGTGGAAGCCTCGGACAGCCGTGAGAGCAGCACCTGCTCGCGGCCCCCGGTGTCGCCCCCAGCCTCGTCGTCGTACAGGTCTGTGAGGCCCCGCAGGGTCTTGGCGCTTACGTCGAGCTGGCGGCGGCGGCGGACGGTGCCTTTCAGACCCTTGTTTGCCTCCCAGGAAAGCGTCTCGCTGTAAAACAGGCTGCCCACGTCCGACTCCCAAGACACAACGCTGTGGGGGCCGTGCAGGTCACGAAAAGCGTGCTTTCCGACGTACAGGGTCTGCTCGCGCCCGGCCACG
The sequence above is a segment of the Deinococcus hopiensis KR-140 genome. Coding sequences within it:
- a CDS encoding PadR family transcriptional regulator, translating into MPPISTFPEDERALLLLGLLMAQDRHGYELHDFIEHNLGHVLPLKKATAYQLLDRLEARGLVDSRAEQHGLRPSRKVYAINAAGRASFRELLAQQLSREEALILPGNVSIMFSEHLPRETVVAGLRTRLAKLDARLAIYAGYTFPFPEGVALAIERIRVLTRADRDWLAATLERLEGERAGHGKTP
- a CDS encoding alpha/beta fold hydrolase, which codes for MNKTLPRAALLLLATGLLLTAAQSAATAAGPASITGAPASGAPSLRPALNGERRFLEVPGFGRVAYYADPRGQGRPLILTHSVNAAASAYEMKPLWDAYVGSRPVYALEWPGFGSSDRPDTRYTREGMTRALTALVQQLGTDLDVVALSLGSEFAARAALEEPRIRTLALISPSGLGQPRGGTQRANAGDGGEALYRRLNAVGTPLYALLRTRPSIEYFLSRSFRGPVDRGLVDYSLDTSRQAGAKYAPLYFISGQLFTPDAYGELYSKLRLPVAVLYDRDAFVSFDRLGLFAAQPGVRAVRIEGTDGLPQFEKTAEVRAALDAFWQQP
- a CDS encoding HelD family protein, yielding MTVTALPPIHPDFPAEVLHLAGTVTAILRQIGVWEDRERNVGADLETSLSLADSAQELAAMLSLHVQAPYFGSLKVRVAGREQTLYVGKHAFRDLHGPHSVVSWESDVGSLFYSETLSWEANKGLKGTVRRRRQLDVSAKTLRGLTDLYDDEAGGDTGGREQVLLSRLSEASTTAMRDVVETLQPEQNAAMRAPAGRHTLIQGAAGSGKTTIGFHRLAWLMHPDRHEHRARADAMLVLMPNAVLARYAARVLPGLHLEGVTVTTPEVWATSFLGLEKMEVTDRTLQLLLTDADNERRKAAWRRAKALGDLRMLEVVRNHLGARLRANLGALTFRATVHVRGEDHTLFLSNEALHDLLDGVLRRAPLEGYRAAFRAALEEELLAPLHLPDAEGESAVRRTLAADLTRLSGKVFAGLLPVSEGRRIATDEAALRAAGGVLDERTIRVLLGDPLEAIPKPRRSFADVTELPLMLAVAALLDGVGRRMGRVLEPYDHIALDEAQDYSPLLYALLSRAARPGHLTALGDLNQGLHGYKGPATWAGVQAALGGEDRAGLMTLGRTYRSTRQITEVGAGIAATYNRAGGVVGVDRDGREVLRFTGAPLAAGIARAVQEMQGEGHRNVAVVTRRVLDAERLVPQLQQHDVDARPILNEQARYEGGVVILPVNLAKGLEFDGCIVAGADAAHYDPGTQFESRLLYVAASRGLHRLALVAEGELHPLLQNGTSREAGAEHPAGRTRSAGPERA